Within Sphaerodactylus townsendi isolate TG3544 linkage group LG05, MPM_Stown_v2.3, whole genome shotgun sequence, the genomic segment TTTCAACAGCCATTTGAAACCTCAGAGGTTTTTGATCCTGGAATGACTTCTTTCTTGGTGCAAAAATATTCCTAGTGCATATGTCTGTGGGCACTGTACACATACTTACAACGTGCAACTGTGGACCAGTGCACATACCCCTCAGGTTAAATCAGAGAATGTGTTCTCTTTTCCATCTAACTTACTTCCACATGTGAGAGCTGAGATGCCTCTCCAGCATGGAACTGAGCGCTGAACAGAACCGATCCAGCCGTCGGCTGAACACGTAACACCCGGGGCTCACTAATCTGCTTCCAAAGGTGCAGAACtatggggaaaagggaaggagaaaaagaaacattagATGCATAACATTCATGCAAACAGAATGTCCTGCAAACAGGGACCGGGACAAGATCCTTCTGTCACCATGGAAGAGGTTCATTCTACGCACTCTATCTTCCCCAGTTCATGAGCAACAGAAGGAAAAAAGGTATtggaaacaaacacacacaaaagatgaAGTAGGACTTATAGCACAGAGGTAACAAAAAGTACACGCTGTGCATGCAAAGTACCCCAGACTCCCAGATGAACACATTGAATCAGAACATATTCAATCCCTTGAAGTCAGTATGGTCTACTCTACACAGACTGATAGCAGTTCTCTGGCGTCTCAGGTGGAGGcacttcacatcacctactgcctggtcttttttcaacaggagatgctggagactgaacctgggacctttggcatgccaagcagagcCTCTTCCTTGGCAGATCCCATTAAAGGGTTTCAGATAGCATGAGATAGACCTCacaaagctgctgccattcacagtACATGATCCTAGACTAGCTGGagcaagggtctgattcagtggaaGGCAGCTATGTTCAAGTGTCCAGGACTGATCTTGCAACATTTGAGCCATGTGTCTACTCTCAAGAGGGGTGATGGAGCAAGTTTACAGGCCAGCTCTTGCCTCAGACTGCTACTTACCGCTTGGGGGCGAGGTGCTCGTGTTGCAAAATGGCAATCCAACTTGCGGGAATCCTCTGCTGTGTCATCCTCACTCTCCTCACTCGAAATCCGGCCAGTGCCTTTGGGCGTTGGGAAAGGATAGAGCCCATGGTCAGCTTCACCAGAGGTGGAGGGCAGGTCATCAAGGTCACTTTCAGAGGATATCCTAGACCTAAGAGTAACAGATGAAGGAGTGACTTCTCCGAGGGTAGAAGGCTCTGAATTGTTAATTGTTGGCTCCATTACTGGGAAATAGATACTATACTGGTAGCTTTGGGAGTATGAGAATTTCTGCAAAATCATCAAATAAACTTTGCCCTTATTGGAGGCACTGTTCACAGGTATAATTCAGCAGACTCTTCCAGGCAGGCTTAATTCAACTGTGAAAGCAACTCTGCAAAGACAACATTCtctcctccctttacctgggatGACCTATGTTTCTATACCTGGAAAGTGCACAGTGAGAGTGAGGCTGCTTTACTCGGCAAGGAGATGCATTGGGCAAGACTGGCAACGCCTGCGGCAATGAAAAGGAGTCCTGTGAGAGCCGTTCAGCAGCTGCTTCCTTCCTGACTGGGCTCTTCTCTTTGGGGGACTCGCCTTTCCTGGCATTGGCCTTCAGCTCGGCTACCAAGACGTCGAAATCCTTGGCACGTCCTTGCACCTCACGCCGCTGATGCACAGAATGGATCTGGAGCATAAATAGATGGGAATGCTTAGAGCTGACAAGCCTGTTCCCCGCTGTCCTCCAAAACATAGTAAAAGACAGATATCATGGGTACACAGAGTGTACTACAAAACTGACCCCTTCACAGAGAAAGTTCATTTTCAACAGTTGTAAGAGTACAAGCTATGATATGTGATTTTTGACAAGGGGAACTTTCAAGGAAAGAATTCCTCACATGGAAAAATACAGTGTAGTCCTAAACAGAGCTGCGCCCTTCCAAATCCACttacttcaatagacttagaaggacATAATTCTGCATGGGCTTCATGAGCAGTTCTGTATCAGTCTTAACAAATATGTGAGCCCTTCTAGTTGACTTACAATAGATTGTTCAATAGACAATTCACATTATTAATCTGCCAGACAACAACTGCCTATACCAATACTAAACTGGCCCACTTAGCATAAAACTAACCTATTAAATTACAAAGAAAAGCTAGCTATCAAAGAGTCCGCTTTATTGTAGTTGCTTGCAGTAGCTGCAAGCAACGTACACTGTGGAATTAAGtgttattttgttttctgtttcctggattcctccctctcctctcgccccccacacacacacacgaagggCTTGAGGCCTAAGCTGATAAGCTACCAAACATctaatatgtattgtcgaaggctttcacggccggaatcacttgggtgctgtgtggtttccgggctgtatggccgtgttctagcagcattctctcctgatgtttcgcctgcatctgtggctggcatcttcagaggatctgatgttgggaaagcaagtggagtatatatatctgttggagtgtccagggtgggtggagaaacatagtctgtgagtaacaaagaaggcagccaggtcaatagttgagggcatctgaataggaagtATGAGGTAACAATGAAGAACTAGTAACATGGGAGTATTGTCAATGGATATAGCAagggtcactggtgggagcatctttCGAATAGAAGCAtccctggcctttgtttcttttgtctcatGGTCAAGTCCTGTGTTTGACTTCTCTAgttattttttcaacactggcagccaagttggtgcactgttcattttcatagtttcttcctttcctgttagaaattgtccatgtgcttatgggatttcaattgcttctctgttgtAGTCTGGATCGTAGTGGCttctcagagtggtccagaatttctgttctttttcaaaataatattcgatgtccaggttggtttatcatgtgttctgctattgcttatttttcccccttcgggggagggcagtttataaacccaataataataataataataataataataataataataataataataataataataataataataataataataataataataataataataataataaaaaaatagtctgcagtgcctttcgtgttctttgatacgtgtctgcgcgctgcgtttggtggttcctatgtagacttgtccacagctgcatggaatgcgatagactcctgcagtagctaaaggatcccgcttatcctttgctgaacgtagcatctgttgaattttcttagtgggtctgtagattgtttgtaggttgtgcttcttcatcagttttcctatgcgatcagtggttcccttgatgtataggTAAAAGAACACTTTTCCCtcctagatggctctttatctttgttcatgtggcttgttaggtggtcttgcagcccttctgatttctgtattagagcaAATGGCTtgattagcctgtagagccctgtttaggtgattcaattcatcttgtaggaggtgaggttcacagattctgtttgcgtggtgtaccaaagtttttatggtgctccttttttgccctggatggtgattggagtttttgtgtagatacctgtccgtgtgcgtaggttttctgtatactgtgtgtcccaattgctggtttggtttgcggatgactaaaacatctaaaaatggcagttttccttcattttctttttccatagtaaattggatgtttgggtggatcttgttgatatggtccaggaacttgtttagttcttcttccccgtggctccaaatggtgaatgtgtcatccacataacggaaccatatggtgggcttttggTACaccgcgcaaacagaatctgtgaacctcacctcctacaagatgaattgaatcacctaaacagggctctacaggctaatggttactctaatacagaaatcagaaggttGGGCTTGCAAGATCCACAAACAAGCcacacatgaacaaagataaaagcCATCTAGAGGGGAAAGTGTTCTaactaccatacatcaagggaaccactctGATCGCATatgggaaaactgatgaagaagcacaacctacaaacaatctagcAGATTCCCActtaagaaaattcaacagatgctacgttcagcaaaggataagaaggggatcctttagctactgcagggaGTCCTATcgcgataccatgcagctgtggacaagctcTACATAGAAACCACTTTCAAACGCAGAAGCGATGCAGACACGCATATCAAAGAACAcctaaaggcactgcagactattatttcaaaagccagaaaaaatcagcaatagcagaacatacatgataaaccaacctggacatagaatattatttcgaaaaaaacagaaattcctggaccactctgaaagccactacgtccagactacacagagaaggcaATTGAAATCCactaagcacatggacaatttttaacaggaaggaagaaatccatgaaaatgaacagaacttggctgccagtattGATTGAAAAAAATACTTCGTCAGGAGCAGAGAGTACTAAGCTCCACACAAGCCTGGGATGACCAGCTCCACAATACATTGCATAATttcaggatgaccatagacaaaagaaacaaaggccaggatacttctattcagatgctcccaccagtgaccttgctatctccattgacactcccatgctatagtcttcattgttactcatacttctattcagatgccctcaactagtgacctggctgccttctttgttactcacagactatgtttctccacccaccctagacactccaacagatatatatactccacttgctttcccaacatcagatcctctgaagatgccagccacagatgcaggcgaaacatcaggagagaatgctgctagaacacggccatacagcctggaaaccacacagcacccaaatctaatATGTATTTGCCTTCTGCCTAAGACAGAAGCATCGTGAATGTCTGGAACAGAGACCCCCAGTTCCTACATTTCATTTATCTGTGTGATGCACTGCTTGCTATAAAACACAAAACTAACTGAAGCCACTGCCTCAGATTTGCTTGACGCTTCACACCATTAACCATCACAAGAGAATGCTTGGCCTCCTTTCTCAAAGCAATGAGGAGCACAATCCCCCAGGAAGTCTTTCTGCACAAGCTCCAGTGAAATGATTGGCAGCTGTGCAAGACCATGGCGCTCTTCCTATTATTCTACTAGGGCCTACACAAGAAAGCTTCCCAATCGCTTAAGCTTTTTCTTATATGGAGACTGGTGAGCAATCAACCCTTTACCACCTACATTTCTATATGCCAGGCTGCTGTTAAAAGCTGAGAAGTGGCACTGGTTTAAAAGCGAGGACAACTTTTAATGCCGGGACTATGGAAATGGACAAGGAGCTGGTCTTTGTCATGTCCCATTCTTCCCCAATTTCTGCAGGAAGGAGGGTCACGTGCATCATCATACCTTGCAGGTCAGTAACCTCATGCAAATCTTCTTGGTTTCAGGATTCATTACACCACATTGCCTGTTTAGGTCACATTCTTTCCCtttgaaagcaaaagaaaacagaatttggCACACATGCCTCAGTACCGCAATTTCCTTCTTAAAGGCAGCCCTTGCTCAAAAAATTCTAAATTTCAGTACGTGCCAATTTTTCTAATTGGAACAACAGAACAGGCATTTATGCAGACAATCCAAACTTAAGCAAATGATCTGGCTGTTTATTTTACTGACCGATCCAACCAATTAATTTCCTCACTTTATGTTCATATAATGAGGGCAGCCTGCTCAGAGTTCAGACTCTACAGACAACTACCAAGACTTCTTCTGGCCTACAAATACAACCTGTTCACAGTGTGGAACGGGGAGGAGGTAGACAGATTGAATAAATCCCACCTCCAAATCACCAGCTGTGCTTCCTCTGGACTCTTTTCCTCCTTAAAGCGGATACTCGCAAGCAAAGTCTCCCTGCATTCCCTAACTACCCCTTCCTCCAATGACCAAAGCTGGTCTCCCTCAATCCCACTTCAACCCAGTGCACAAACCTGATAAATGTTTGATTATATGGTGACGGGCCCTCACATGCTGGCTTGCAGAACCACTCTCCATTCCTCACTGACTGAGAGGTTTGCCTGCTTCTCTTTTATCAAGAGAGCCAGTGAGAAAGCAGGTGAAAACATGTGGGAAGTGACTACCAAAACTGGcaagttttgttttgctgtctccCCCTACAAAGCACCAAGTGACTCAAAGGATCTTCACTCACAAGGAACACCAATCCTAAATGGGCCCAAGGTTTGGGGAATCTCAGAAAGTGATGCTTGGGTGTTACACCAGGATTTCAGACTACACCTCAGACCAAAGTAGGGGGAGTAAGCCATCCCTTCTCTTAACTAAAGCCTAATTATGGGAAGGAGAGTGTCTGGTAGTGCACTGCTTAATCCCCTCCACTCTCTAACAATCTAAAGATGAGTGGATCCCAAGTGTATTTACATCCCTTTGTCCATGAGggtcttcctctgcacagcatttCCTCAGGGGCTAAGTGCCTTTTGGCTCACTGAAAGAGGCTGGTTTGCACCGACAGTAGCTTCTGGGACCAGAGGCTCTCCTCCACCACTGAAAACCATGTAGCAGCATAAGCAAGTTTTAAGAAGGGACACCAAATCAGGGTTCATCCTTCTGGACAGGCACCATTATGGCTTGACAGACACCATTATGAAAGAAAAATAAGCAACCAACTCCTATTGTCTTCCCGGCATCCCACCCTGCTTCCAGCCACAAGAAAGAGAATACTCACGTGGCATCTTCTTCAGAGACTTCATATGCTCCTTCTCCCCCAAGATAGGAGGGTTCTCCAATTTCCTGCTCAAGCCCTCTGCAGGCACGATGGAGCTGCCACCTGCCTTAGCTGGCACTACAGGCTCTTTTGGTGATGCTGCTAAGGAAGGTTTGCCCACAGCCTCTTTCGAGCTAGCAGAAGACGGTCTGCAGACAGCAAAGTCAGAGGGCTTGGGGGAGACCTTGATTCCATCTCCCTCTGGCTTTGGAAGGCTGGAGATCTTCTCTAGGTTCACAACAGGCACAAACAAGCTGGGgacaaaaagggaagggagaagacCCATAAATCAGAAATATTGTTAAAAATTACAGTTTCCCACTTTAACTGATAAGGATGACACTCTTGCATCTCTTTATTATTGGATTTGGTTTCACCCAAATACCCAGGAGACCTCAGAGAAGAAGCCAGCACAGCCCTAGTTGTAGCAGGAacaaaaagaaaggggaacaaaCGTAACCCTAAAAACTAGAATTGAGTACCTAAAAGGTAAAGAAGTAATTAAAAGGACCACTAAATGTAAAACTAAGtatcaaaaacacatatgtatttattacaaattaaaataatcaacGTATTCTACAAAGCCATAATAGCCTGCCTTGTGTACACAATGACAATACACAAAAAGGTCCTGTGGGATGCTTTATTGACCCTTAAAATCAGCctgctggccttcctcagtggtcaaaagtaatacaagATACAGTGCACTAGCTACAAGActacaaaatataaacatttttatGACTTAGACCAATTGTTAGAAAGTTGTTAAAATTGGCACTCAGGTCTTCCAAGCAAAGTCATGTCTTCCTAAAGAGTATAATGCAATCATGTCCAATTCTGCTGTGGCAAAATCCTATAATGTCTCAGtaataggaattttttttaatctgaagcaACTGAATTAGGTCTAATTGTGTACTGTCATTGTGATATTGTGTATATAAAGCAGGCCATTATGGATCTTCTATAATATGTCGATGACttaaatttgtaataaatacatatgtgtttttgatatttagcaataaaggtctattgtgattgtgatatttagcagttttatatttagtggcccttTTAATTACTTGACCTTTCAGGTACTTAATGCTAGCACAAAGGCTCCCTTAACAACCCAGAGAACAGAACTGGCCTGCTCTCAAGAAACAATAACATCTGTAGAAACATCAGAGAAAGTTCCAAAATTTTGGTCTCAGTCAGTCATGCTAACAGAAGGGACAAGGGAAGAATGAGCAAGGAAAACAAGTAGGAATTGGGTGCATCTCCCATAACTAGTGCAAGAGGGAGGGACAAATGGCTATAACCCAAAACTCTTCCCTGGGCTAACAACAAACTGCTACTATCAGAAGAATGTGCACCTTCAGCCACTATCAGAAGAATGTGCACCTTTCAGTTGCAGAATGAGCACATCCTGCCAGTGGCCGTCAACAGAGTCGTTGATTCCTGCAACATTTAAACCAGTGACCACCTATCTTTATGGTACTCCAGGTATAGGATCTTGCCACTAGTGCTTTCATCTTAATTAAAATATCTTATCCAGCTTTTCACTATGATTTGGAGGGTCAAAAAGAAAAAGGGTACACCAAGGCAAAGACTTTTCTATAGTGGCACCAAGTTCCTGAACTACATCCCCACCGCAGTTTGCCAGCCAACTCAATTTACAAACTTTTACAGAGCATGCAGAGATGTTTTTCTTCCCTAGACCCTTCagattccaaccccccccccatggagttTTGTTAGTTGCTTTGTcagattattttgtttttactccATGGTTTTTAAATAGTATTTTCTAGGTTTTCTGGTAACTGTTTCAAGATTTTAAGAGCTTCCTGAATCCAAGgctattttaaatggttttattgcgTGTTTCTATTTTTGCtgctatttttatctttttatctaATTGTTTTAGATACAGAAAGACATATAAAACTACCAATAATTCATAATAATGAGATTAACTGCCTCACATCAAAACACCTTAACATTGTTCAAAACCATAACCTCATATTCTCCGCATACCCTAAGCAGGTAGTACTCATTTTCCCCCTTGACTTTGTGGGATATCCTTGGCTCAACTCAGGGAGGCACCTTGCTAACCCAACCCCTCTTACCAGAGGTTGTCCTTCGGCATCTTGTCTGGCCTCTCAGGTGGGTGCTGGGTTTGACTGAAGGAGCTCTGGGATTTCTCCCTCCAGGATTTGGAGGATCCATGACCTCCACAGGCAAGGGTTCGCCCATTGATTGTGTGGCACTTCTGCAAATTGGAAGAGGCCTGCATCCGGGTATAGAGTTTGCTGACAGGTCCGTGTCGTCTCTCTGTGTGAGAATTAAAGATACAGTTACCACAGATGCCAATGTAGGCTAATCAGTGCAGGGGATCTGTACGGCAGCAATCATATTTCAAATGACAGGAAATGCGCTGGACTGCAGAATTTGGTAGCTCCACTATAATTAAGGGTGGTCTTTCTTCTTTTAGCATAATTCTATCTCC encodes:
- the ATXN7L2 gene encoding ataxin-7-like protein 2 isoform X3; the encoded protein is MAAVDRRLPNLDDFAGQSWSAWVERAGPSAAETGSELEENNKNGSKKLDAMTLIKEERRHGPVSKLYTRMQASSNLQKCHTINGRTLACGGHGSSKSWREKSQSSFSQTQHPPERPDKMPKDNLCLFVPVVNLEKISSLPKPEGDGIKVSPKPSDFAVCRPSSASSKEAVGKPSLAASPKEPVVPAKAGGSSIVPAEGLSRKLENPPILGEKEHMKSLKKMPRKECDLNRQCGVMNPETKKICMRLLTCKIHSVHQRREVQGRAKDFDVLVAELKANARKGESPKEKSPVRKEAAAERLSQDSFSLPQALPVLPNASPCRVKQPHSHCALSRSRISSESDLDDLPSTSGEADHGLYPFPTPKGTGRISSEESEDDTAEDSRKLDCHFATRAPRPQAFCTFGSRLVSPGCYVFSRRLDRFCSALSSMLERHLSSHMWKRIPPAADHQLLSTPSPVLLGFSPSSTYQNNGSSLVCSLPHSLPGRTSVSCAALATVASRESRTHHSMNYAVGSPHVAAACSQSDCMGGSQSITSPLPANTPSPSFSKLPLTKASKSSKPKELAGSMEAEATARKRKQSPGASASPPYKQTCFLDLGKSKASSCPVSHPSAKAKPSGISSSNLSLNGTVSVSARIKRVSHLDCRASSHVPVKASQLENRGSSLNGPKALQTNCISDEEAKRRKNAATYCRPVKAKHAPSPLPSSSSSDLGGSIRRKKPVVSLGFEEKQNTMKSKAH
- the ATXN7L2 gene encoding ataxin-7-like protein 2 isoform X4, encoding MTLIKEDMSIFGHCPAHDEFYLVVCNHCGQVVKPQAFQKHCERRHGPVSKLYTRMQASSNLQKCHTINGRTLACGGHGSSKSWREKSQSSFSQTQHPPERPDKMPKDNLCLFVPVVNLEKISSLPKPEGDGIKVSPKPSDFAVCRPSSASSKEAVGKPSLAASPKEPVVPAKAGGSSIVPAEGLSRKLENPPILGEKEHMKSLKKMPRKECDLNRQCGVMNPETKKICMRLLTCKIHSVHQRREVQGRAKDFDVLVAELKANARKGESPKEKSPVRKEAAAERLSQDSFSLPQALPVLPNASPCRVKQPHSHCALSRSRISSESDLDDLPSTSGEADHGLYPFPTPKGTGRISSEESEDDTAEDSRKLDCHFATRAPRPQAFCTFGSRLVSPGCYVFSRRLDRFCSALSSMLERHLSSHMWKRIPPAADHQLLSTPSPVLLGFSPSSTYQNNGSSLVCSLPHSLPGRTSVSCAALATVASRESRTHHSMNYAVGSPHVAAACSQSDCMGGSQSITSPLPANTPSPSFSKLPLTKASKSSKPKELAGSMEAEATARKRKQSPGASASPPYKQTCFLDLGKSKASSCPVSHPSAKAKPSGISSSNLSLNGTVSVSARIKRVSHLDCRASSHVPVKASQLENRGSSLNGPKALQTNCISDEEAKRRKNAATYCRPVKAKHAPSPLPSSSSSDLGGSIRRKKPVVSLGFEEKQNTMKSKAH